A genomic segment from Methanolobus zinderi encodes:
- a CDS encoding TRAM domain-containing protein — protein sequence MFNRNESTAPVEAGEKYDVTIEDIAREGDGIARVSGFVIFVPETQVGDEVTIEVTKVMRKFAFGQIAE from the coding sequence TCTACAGCTCCGGTCGAAGCCGGTGAGAAGTACGACGTAACAATTGAAGATATCGCAAGAGAAGGCGACGGAATCGCAAGAGTAAGCGGCTTTGTCATCTTCGTACCTGAAACCCAAGTCGGCGATGAAGTTACAATCGAAGTAACAAAAGTAATGCGCAAGTTCGCTTTCGGACAGATTGCAGAATAA
- the eif1A gene encoding translation initiation factor eIF-1A gives MANYNSRKRKSNAGSKSDGAPQVVRVRIPRKEKNEVLATVSRLLGANRVRLQCMDGNVRMGRIPGSKKKRMWVHEGDIVIATPWSFQDEKADVIWKYTRPQANWLENRGYLK, from the coding sequence CTGGCGAACTATAACAGCAGGAAAAGGAAAAGTAACGCAGGCAGTAAATCCGATGGTGCACCCCAGGTAGTACGTGTAAGGATTCCACGTAAGGAAAAGAACGAAGTTCTTGCAACAGTCTCAAGGCTTCTTGGAGCAAACAGGGTAAGACTGCAGTGTATGGACGGAAATGTCCGTATGGGCAGGATCCCCGGGTCAAAAAAGAAGAGAATGTGGGTTCATGAAGGGGACATCGTAATTGCTACTCCGTGGTCATTCCAGGATGAAAAAGCAGACGTCATTTGGAAGTATACAAGGCCGCAGGCAAACTGGCTCGAAAACAGGGGATACCTGAAATAA
- a CDS encoding DEAD/DEAH box helicase has product MESITFKDLQLSGNMEKGIEEIGFEEPTPIQSQAIPFIMEGRDVIGQAQTGTGKTAAFGIPALEMIEPDVRRVQVLVLCPTRELANQVADELNKLSKYKDIKILPVYGGQSINRQIRALKKGVQIVIGTPGRILDHIERKTLRIDNVSMVVLDEADEMLDMGFREDIEIILNNVPTTRQTILFSATMPRAIMKLTKRYQKDPQVVKTIHKKLTVPNVEQAYFEVKPHARPEVLCRLIDIYDAKSSLVFCNTKKGVDQLVETLKSRGYLADGLHGDMKQQQRERVMANFRKGDIETLVATDVAARGIDVENIELVFNYNVPQDEESYVHRIGRTGRAGRQGVAFTFVSGKEMYKLKNIQKYTKVKISRKKVPSRSDAEDIRANLLSQKVKDTIDEGHLGKYVHWVETLLEEDYTSLDVAAGLVKLMLAEDNK; this is encoded by the coding sequence ATGGAATCAATAACTTTTAAGGATCTTCAACTCTCAGGCAATATGGAAAAAGGAATAGAGGAAATTGGATTTGAAGAACCCACACCCATCCAGTCTCAGGCAATACCATTTATAATGGAAGGCAGAGACGTTATCGGCCAGGCCCAGACAGGTACTGGCAAGACGGCAGCTTTTGGTATACCTGCCCTTGAAATGATCGAGCCGGATGTCAGGAGGGTACAGGTCCTTGTGCTTTGTCCCACTAGAGAACTTGCGAACCAGGTTGCTGACGAGCTGAACAAGCTTTCCAAATATAAGGATATCAAGATCCTTCCGGTATATGGCGGACAGAGCATAAACAGGCAGATCAGGGCTCTGAAAAAAGGTGTCCAGATAGTAATAGGTACTCCTGGCAGGATACTCGACCACATCGAACGCAAAACACTGAGGATTGATAATGTGTCCATGGTCGTACTGGACGAAGCGGATGAGATGCTGGACATGGGTTTCAGGGAGGATATTGAAATAATCCTCAATAATGTTCCTACCACAAGGCAGACCATACTCTTCTCGGCTACAATGCCTCGTGCCATAATGAAACTGACCAAGCGCTATCAGAAAGATCCGCAGGTCGTAAAGACCATCCACAAAAAACTTACAGTACCCAATGTGGAACAGGCCTATTTTGAAGTAAAGCCTCATGCAAGACCCGAAGTTCTCTGCAGACTCATAGATATCTATGATGCAAAATCCTCATTAGTATTCTGTAACACAAAAAAGGGTGTGGATCAACTTGTTGAGACACTCAAATCAAGAGGCTATCTGGCTGACGGTCTCCATGGGGATATGAAGCAACAGCAACGGGAACGGGTAATGGCCAATTTCAGGAAGGGGGATATAGAGACACTTGTTGCAACAGATGTGGCTGCCAGGGGAATAGATGTGGAGAATATAGAACTTGTATTCAATTACAATGTGCCCCAGGACGAAGAGTCATATGTACATCGCATAGGAAGAACCGGAAGAGCAGGAAGACAGGGAGTTGCCTTTACTTTTGTATCAGGCAAGGAGATGTACAAGTTAAAGAATATCCAGAAATATACCAAGGTAAAGATCTCCCGTAAGAAAGTGCCTTCAAGAAGCGATGCTGAGGACATCAGGGCCAATCTGCTCTCACAAAAGGTAAAGGATACCATTGATGAGGGTCATCTCGGAAAATATGTGCATTGGGTGGAAACTTTACTTGAAGAAGACTATACATCTCTTGATGTAGCGGCAGGTCTTGTAAAACTTATGCTTGCCGAGGATAACAAGTAA
- a CDS encoding Rieske (2Fe-2S) protein yields MSEWVTAFEKDTLSEDKIKVYKGQDKQIALIRKADRVYALLNECPHEGCPLKSGTLDGYVLKCACHNWGFDIRTGENVDTGEYVDMEDPRVETFETKENDGKIEILI; encoded by the coding sequence ATGTCAGAATGGGTCACAGCATTTGAAAAGGATACGCTAAGCGAAGATAAAATAAAGGTATACAAAGGACAGGACAAACAGATAGCATTGATCAGAAAAGCCGATCGGGTTTATGCACTTTTGAATGAATGTCCCCATGAGGGTTGTCCGCTCAAAAGCGGAACACTTGATGGTTATGTGCTAAAATGCGCCTGCCACAACTGGGGTTTTGATATCAGGACAGGCGAGAACGTTGATACGGGGGAATACGTGGACATGGAAGATCCACGGGTCGAGACCTTTGAAACAAAGGAAAATGATGGGAAAATAGAGATACTTATCTGA
- a CDS encoding type IV pilin, which yields MSRIIKNSKAVAPVVGTIVMIAVAVIFASIAVSAFGLDTIKKAPQADIRAVSDSIGTDSVIKMIHQGGEELLLSESRTKILISGTSGNNGEVSFTNLNTEDDRRFITGDSIYLYMSGGNICIANNTLPNADHTDIAGSGDTLQLRILDVNSQQMIADVDVRF from the coding sequence ATGAGCCGCATTATTAAAAATTCAAAAGCTGTTGCTCCTGTGGTTGGTACCATTGTAATGATTGCCGTTGCAGTCATCTTTGCATCTATTGCAGTTTCGGCATTTGGCCTGGATACGATAAAAAAAGCCCCGCAGGCAGACATAAGGGCTGTCAGTGACAGTATTGGTACGGATTCTGTAATCAAAATGATACATCAGGGTGGTGAGGAATTACTGCTTAGCGAGTCACGGACAAAGATATTGATTTCCGGAACTTCGGGTAATAATGGTGAAGTATCTTTCACAAATCTGAATACTGAAGATGATCGAAGATTCATAACTGGGGATTCGATCTACCTGTATATGTCAGGTGGGAATATCTGTATCGCTAACAACACCCTTCCAAATGCAGACCACACAGACATAGCCGGAAGCGGTGATACACTTCAGCTCAGGATTCTGGATGTTAACAGTCAGCAGATGATAGCCGATGTTGATGTCAGGTTTTAA
- a CDS encoding type II toxin-antitoxin system RelE family toxin: MYSILYSSAALKDLKKLPSDVAKRVVTSIKDISDDPKTHLKKLKGFPDTPLYSLRVGEYRVIMSIEGEKLVIFVIEVGHRSKVYRKY, encoded by the coding sequence ATGTACTCAATACTTTATTCATCCGCTGCACTCAAAGACCTTAAAAAGCTCCCCTCTGATGTTGCAAAGCGAGTAGTTACTTCTATCAAAGATATCAGTGATGATCCGAAGACACATCTTAAAAAACTCAAAGGATTTCCTGATACTCCACTTTATTCACTGAGGGTGGGAGAATATCGTGTTATTATGAGCATTGAAGGTGAAAAACTTGTAATTTTCGTAATTGAAGTGGGACATAGAAGTAAAGTTTACAGAAAATACTGA
- a CDS encoding DUF7557 family protein, which produces MSAVTTIKIDPELKDSLDKLKLFPRETYNEVVSRLVNMAYDQEPLSDETISRIEEALADLKRGKYYTQEEVEAELGLL; this is translated from the coding sequence ATGTCTGCAGTTACCACTATAAAGATAGATCCTGAATTGAAAGATAGCCTGGACAAACTGAAATTATTTCCACGGGAAACCTATAATGAAGTAGTTTCCCGTCTGGTGAATATGGCATATGATCAGGAGCCATTGAGCGATGAGACCATATCCCGGATTGAAGAGGCTCTGGCAGATCTAAAGCGTGGAAAGTATTATACACAGGAAGAGGTGGAGGCTGAACTGGGGCTTCTGTAA
- a CDS encoding S16 family serine protease produces the protein MGNRVIVLLLIASLALNGYLWVYAQPAEDSEFRQMEAEIESLQERNDELRMQAMTNNQSLQSCTAQLDFYRERIFELESESGNMTGIEGAATLQAPAVIQQIEVVDEGPFFRRVVTEEGTMIDVSVEINSGKGRVLVQTVPLMGVVFQDAANTASFVAQDVTGTSLAGSDTIFSITAEQEIPGVDGPSAGALMTLITISAIEGEPLNPDITVTGTIDDEGNIGSVGGLVEKAQAASNSGKELFLIPEENRMLTIDDINEQRIGDIVISNQNSETFEAESYIEEEVGIDVEYVENIDDVIAYAFTNTE, from the coding sequence ATGGGGAATCGGGTAATTGTTTTATTATTGATAGCTTCGCTTGCACTCAACGGATATCTCTGGGTATATGCCCAGCCTGCGGAAGATTCTGAGTTCAGACAGATGGAAGCAGAAATCGAATCACTGCAGGAACGAAACGATGAACTGAGGATGCAGGCAATGACAAATAACCAGTCTCTGCAGTCCTGCACAGCACAGCTTGATTTTTACAGGGAACGTATATTCGAACTTGAATCGGAATCCGGCAATATGACCGGCATAGAAGGCGCTGCTACTCTGCAGGCCCCTGCTGTTATCCAGCAGATAGAGGTGGTCGATGAGGGACCTTTCTTCAGGAGGGTTGTTACAGAAGAAGGAACCATGATAGATGTTTCAGTTGAAATCAATTCTGGAAAGGGCAGAGTTCTGGTCCAGACCGTCCCCCTGATGGGAGTTGTGTTCCAGGATGCTGCCAACACGGCCTCCTTTGTTGCCCAGGACGTAACAGGTACGAGCCTTGCTGGAAGTGATACAATTTTCAGCATCACAGCCGAGCAGGAAATACCCGGTGTTGACGGCCCCAGTGCCGGTGCACTGATGACACTTATAACAATATCAGCAATTGAGGGTGAACCGCTCAATCCTGACATCACTGTAACAGGTACCATTGATGATGAAGGCAATATCGGATCTGTTGGCGGACTTGTCGAGAAGGCACAGGCTGCAAGTAATAGTGGTAAGGAACTGTTCCTGATACCTGAAGAGAACCGGATGCTCACTATTGATGATATTAATGAACAGAGAATAGGTGATATAGTCATCAGTAACCAGAACTCGGAAACCTTTGAAGCAGAGAGCTATATCGAAGAAGAAGTTGGCATCGATGTAGAATATGTGGAAAACATAGACGATGTCATAGCCTATGCATTCACGAACACGGAATGA